A window of Flexistipes sp. contains these coding sequences:
- a CDS encoding EAL domain-containing protein translates to MMKRIKKFFRQLSVDLHFLVPVTVIVFFLCLIIIIAKDKMVSDVESSLNRYMGYLKDTVFLSTYDSLKKGNMKVFEDILTQIGTYEQVKEFSLINKNGKVVYSTNKEFLKTTDSKAAEISRPLTEAGRDKITYYFPVVTVDYCTRCHRQWESGEINSVYRISLNNSSFVNLVNISSFSNKAIFIGGFIAILLIYILYSYIKQLRFSEIISESEKKYRSLFENIMDVQFCINENGELILISPSGVGLLNYRDKNEILYKNFSSKLLYDEQTYQDLVKKVYSEKEVYGYEMILKKKNGEPLIAEANMRLVEKGGEKIIEGIFRDITERKNNEKQLQLLASVFENTIESIMIVSSDGKIQKVNQAFLDSTGYSEEEIVDFSPLEIQPFNENRRYLLKVAAEVRKNDRWKGEIWCRKKTGEIFPQWMSVSVLKDDNDNVMNYIILMHDITSLKKSEEELRHQATHDMLTGLPNRQLFEDRLKRAVAHHERYGGKFALLFIDLDNFKNINDTLGHKIGDLLLIKAGETLLDCCRESDTVARLGGDEFTIILNDIEDENGIVTVTERILKAVASAKKVGGHEVYTSVSIGIAVYPADGRNSVSLIKNADMAMYKAKELGANDYYFYNSDLKVRLERKISLTTKLAKALEEDDIKVYFQPLVDLTSGKITGAEALARWQTDTSRFIRPDEFIEAAEESGLIGTLGDHVLNKSCENLRKWHDAGFENLTISVNLSVKQMNDLNLVTKTKNALKKYSLKPTDLVYEITENVAMKDFDATLALFKELSGLGVKISMDDFGTGYSSLAYLKQFPLNSIKIDKVFLQNIPDNEKDNNLIKGIVWMAKSLGLNVVAEGVENKSQSDFLREIGCNGCQGYYYSRPLPEDEFFDYLKGSKA, encoded by the coding sequence ATGATGAAGCGGATAAAAAAATTTTTCAGACAACTTTCCGTTGATTTGCATTTTCTTGTACCTGTGACAGTAATAGTCTTCTTCTTGTGTCTCATTATAATCATTGCCAAGGACAAGATGGTAAGCGATGTTGAAAGTTCTCTCAACCGCTATATGGGTTATCTGAAAGATACGGTTTTTTTATCAACTTATGATTCCCTGAAAAAGGGAAATATGAAAGTTTTTGAAGATATACTGACACAAATAGGTACGTATGAGCAGGTGAAGGAATTTTCGCTTATAAATAAAAACGGCAAAGTTGTGTACTCCACCAACAAGGAATTTTTGAAAACCACAGATTCTAAAGCGGCAGAAATCAGCAGACCTTTGACAGAAGCCGGACGTGATAAAATTACTTATTATTTTCCTGTAGTTACAGTGGATTACTGCACCCGGTGTCACAGGCAGTGGGAAAGCGGTGAAATAAACTCGGTGTACAGAATTTCGTTAAACAATTCTTCTTTTGTTAATTTGGTGAATATTTCAAGTTTTTCCAATAAAGCTATCTTTATCGGCGGATTCATTGCCATTCTTCTTATTTATATTCTTTATTCGTATATTAAGCAGCTGAGATTCAGTGAAATTATTTCTGAAAGTGAAAAGAAGTACAGGTCGTTGTTTGAAAATATTATGGATGTTCAGTTCTGTATAAATGAAAACGGTGAACTTATTCTTATAAGTCCTTCCGGTGTTGGTTTACTTAACTACAGAGATAAAAATGAAATTTTGTATAAGAACTTTTCTTCTAAACTTCTGTATGACGAACAGACTTATCAGGATTTGGTAAAGAAAGTTTATTCAGAAAAGGAAGTTTACGGCTATGAGATGATTCTTAAGAAAAAGAATGGAGAACCGTTAATTGCCGAGGCCAACATGCGTCTTGTGGAAAAGGGCGGAGAAAAGATTATAGAAGGTATTTTCAGAGATATCACTGAGCGTAAAAACAATGAGAAACAGCTTCAGCTTCTTGCGAGTGTATTTGAAAATACCATAGAATCAATTATGATTGTCAGTTCTGACGGGAAAATTCAAAAAGTTAACCAGGCTTTTCTTGATTCCACGGGTTATTCAGAAGAAGAGATTGTGGATTTCTCACCTTTGGAAATTCAGCCGTTTAATGAAAACAGAAGATATCTGTTAAAAGTGGCGGCTGAAGTGAGAAAAAATGACAGATGGAAAGGAGAGATATGGTGCCGTAAAAAAACCGGTGAAATCTTCCCCCAATGGATGTCGGTGAGTGTCTTGAAAGATGATAACGACAATGTGATGAATTATATCATACTTATGCATGATATAACTTCGCTTAAAAAAAGTGAAGAAGAACTGAGGCATCAGGCGACCCACGATATGCTCACAGGTCTTCCCAACAGACAGCTGTTTGAAGACAGATTAAAAAGGGCGGTTGCTCATCATGAAAGATACGGCGGCAAGTTTGCACTTCTTTTCATAGATCTGGACAACTTTAAAAATATTAACGACACGCTGGGACATAAAATCGGCGATCTTTTGCTTATCAAGGCGGGCGAAACCCTCCTGGATTGCTGCAGGGAATCTGACACGGTTGCCAGGCTGGGTGGGGATGAGTTTACCATTATACTGAATGATATCGAAGATGAAAACGGTATTGTTACTGTTACTGAAAGGATATTAAAGGCCGTTGCTTCTGCCAAGAAGGTCGGCGGACATGAAGTGTATACAAGTGTAAGCATCGGAATTGCAGTTTATCCTGCAGATGGCAGGAATTCTGTATCCTTAATAAAAAATGCGGACATGGCTATGTACAAAGCAAAAGAGCTGGGAGCCAATGATTATTATTTTTACAACAGCGATCTTAAAGTCAGGCTGGAGAGGAAGATTTCTCTTACTACAAAACTGGCCAAGGCTCTGGAAGAAGATGATATAAAAGTGTATTTTCAGCCACTCGTCGATTTGACATCCGGAAAAATAACTGGTGCGGAGGCACTGGCAAGGTGGCAGACGGATACATCCCGTTTTATACGCCCGGATGAATTTATAGAAGCGGCTGAAGAAAGCGGACTGATAGGTACTCTGGGAGATCATGTGCTGAATAAAAGTTGTGAGAATTTAAGAAAATGGCACGATGCAGGTTTTGAAAATTTAACAATATCGGTAAATCTGTCGGTGAAACAGATGAACGATCTGAATCTTGTGACAAAAACCAAGAATGCCTTGAAAAAATATTCGCTGAAACCAACTGATCTTGTTTATGAGATTACGGAAAATGTGGCAATGAAGGATTTTGATGCTACGCTTGCTCTTTTTAAAGAATTGAGCGGACTTGGTGTAAAAATATCTATGGATGATTTCGGTACTGGCTATTCCTCTCTTGCCTATCTGAAACAATTTCCATTGAATTCTATAAAGATAGACAAGGTATTTTTGCAGAATATTCCTGATAATGAAAAGGATAATAACCTTATAAAGGGTATAGTCTGGATGGCTAAAAGTCTGGGATTGAATGTTGTTGCTGAAGGAGTGGAGAATAAATCCCAATCCGACTTCCTGCGGGAAATCGGATGCAACGGATGCCAGGGATATTACTACAGCCGGCCTTTGCCGGAAGATGAGTTTTTTGACTATTTAAAAGGCAGTAAGGCGTGA
- a CDS encoding PAS domain S-box protein: protein MRNKLFLLVLLAVFLFISGCFHENKLTPEERAYLEKKETITFVSQNRYPPFEYVNNYGQITGMSIELARWMGIEYNFQPRFLHTTFANAKEMVLSGEADVITTFFYSRKRDKKYEFTDMIFRVPASIFVKDNNTTIQGSEDLNGATLAIQRGDYALDFLASKNINYNILYTDNFEEAANKVLTGKADATVADEQIVIHYLKDNNLLNEIKIVGDPLYVGKDCMAVAEGNDILVSVLSKAVRRAKDTGVLKKIEHKWMGTKLTPAYVKYIPYLILFLLILVGLVITVWYWNISLKKQVYLKTMDLRKREKNLLDILRAARDVAIIKAELVNDLWKIVIFNKGASRLFEYESSEIVGKSILKLFPEAEKESIQDLINQIISGNSEIKHDGIKGEMDFRKKGGQNFPALFTINPVYDNKGVVNSIILVATDITKRKKAEKAIAESAERMNALINASPDFICFKDEKGRWLIANEAALELFSLKNVDYYKKTDAELAELVGDCYKEAFINCLKTDEEAWKSGNVYRSEERIVSPDGTENVFDMFKVPIFNENGERKNLVILGRDITELKRYEKEILEEREYLSVTLRSIGDAVISTDVNGKIVVINRVAEELTGYSRNEAADRDIDSVFNIVDRKTGRRLESPYQRVLQSGKNITLENDILLISKNGDQYIISDSGAPIFDNEKNIIGVVIVFRDITENEMMQQELLKMEKLKSVGVLAGGIAHDFNNILTAISSNISLVRIINDEKKAEKIYEKVDNSIERAKKLTNQLLTFSKGGSPVKKITQIKDIIKDTVDFTLAGSNVKVVYQFEPDTPPLYVDSNQVSQVFQNLAVNARDAMENGGKLMIQVEKADITDDKKLNPGEYLRIKFIDEGKGISPETQQKIFDPFFTTKTGGSGLGLATSYSIITKHGGTIELDSKEGLGATFTVDLPVNRDIGDMTDIYDDTIVRDKYEIKERDVFKNKRIFMLDDEAPILESSRIYLEMIGFEVTTAASEDEVYEKFQKNIFDIAILDLTIPGSRSGEQILQDIKEIDEKVKTVVTSGYSENDVMKNYKDYGFDECILKPFDFSKLENILQSLLNG from the coding sequence TTGAGGAATAAACTCTTTCTTTTGGTCCTGCTTGCGGTATTTTTGTTTATAAGCGGCTGTTTTCATGAAAACAAGCTTACCCCTGAGGAAAGGGCATATCTTGAGAAAAAAGAGACAATTACGTTTGTAAGCCAGAACAGATACCCTCCATTTGAATATGTGAACAATTACGGTCAGATAACCGGAATGAGTATTGAACTGGCACGCTGGATGGGGATTGAATACAATTTTCAGCCCCGTTTTCTACACACGACTTTCGCAAACGCCAAGGAAATGGTTTTGTCAGGAGAGGCTGATGTTATAACCACATTTTTTTATTCCCGCAAAAGAGATAAAAAATATGAATTCACTGATATGATATTCCGGGTTCCGGCTTCCATCTTTGTAAAAGATAACAATACAACAATCCAGGGCAGCGAGGATTTAAACGGAGCAACTCTGGCAATTCAGCGGGGAGATTATGCGCTGGATTTTCTGGCAAGCAAAAACATCAACTATAATATCCTGTATACTGATAATTTTGAAGAGGCGGCAAATAAGGTCTTAACAGGGAAAGCTGATGCTACTGTGGCTGACGAGCAGATAGTAATTCACTATCTGAAAGACAACAATTTGCTGAACGAAATAAAAATAGTGGGAGATCCCCTTTATGTGGGCAAAGACTGCATGGCTGTTGCCGAAGGCAATGATATTCTTGTTTCCGTCCTCAGCAAAGCGGTGAGAAGAGCTAAAGATACGGGAGTCCTTAAAAAGATTGAGCACAAATGGATGGGAACAAAGCTGACTCCTGCTTATGTCAAATATATCCCCTATCTTATTTTATTTCTTTTGATACTTGTTGGACTGGTTATTACGGTTTGGTACTGGAATATAAGCCTGAAAAAGCAGGTTTATTTAAAAACAATGGATTTGAGAAAACGGGAAAAGAACCTGCTGGATATATTAAGAGCGGCAAGAGATGTCGCAATAATAAAAGCCGAGCTTGTAAATGACTTATGGAAAATTGTTATTTTTAACAAGGGGGCTTCCAGGCTTTTCGAATATGAATCATCAGAAATTGTTGGAAAGTCGATATTAAAGCTGTTCCCGGAAGCCGAAAAAGAAAGTATCCAAGATCTGATTAATCAAATAATTTCGGGAAATTCTGAAATAAAACACGACGGAATAAAAGGAGAAATGGATTTCCGGAAAAAAGGCGGGCAAAACTTTCCGGCTTTATTTACTATTAATCCTGTTTACGACAATAAGGGGGTTGTCAATTCGATAATTCTGGTGGCAACGGATATTACCAAACGGAAAAAAGCGGAAAAAGCTATTGCCGAAAGTGCAGAGCGTATGAATGCACTGATAAATGCTTCGCCGGATTTTATCTGCTTTAAAGATGAAAAAGGGCGCTGGCTTATCGCAAACGAGGCTGCACTTGAATTATTTTCTCTTAAAAATGTTGATTATTATAAAAAGACAGATGCTGAATTAGCTGAATTAGTGGGCGACTGCTACAAAGAAGCTTTTATAAATTGTCTGAAAACTGATGAAGAAGCATGGAAGAGCGGGAATGTATACAGGTCTGAGGAGCGTATTGTTTCTCCGGATGGTACTGAAAATGTGTTTGATATGTTTAAAGTTCCTATTTTTAACGAAAATGGTGAGAGAAAAAATTTGGTTATTCTCGGCAGAGATATTACGGAACTCAAACGGTACGAGAAAGAAATTCTGGAAGAAAGGGAGTATTTAAGTGTAACCCTCCGCTCAATCGGGGATGCCGTGATCTCAACCGACGTGAATGGAAAAATTGTGGTTATCAACAGAGTGGCGGAGGAGTTGACAGGATATTCAAGGAATGAGGCTGCAGACAGAGATATAGACAGTGTTTTTAATATAGTTGACAGAAAGACGGGAAGACGCCTTGAAAGCCCATATCAAAGGGTTTTGCAAAGCGGTAAAAATATCACACTGGAAAATGACATTCTTCTTATCTCTAAAAACGGGGATCAGTATATCATCTCCGACAGCGGAGCTCCGATTTTTGACAACGAAAAAAATATAATCGGTGTTGTTATTGTTTTCAGGGATATTACGGAAAACGAGATGATGCAGCAGGAACTGCTAAAAATGGAAAAACTTAAATCAGTGGGAGTATTGGCCGGGGGTATAGCTCACGATTTTAATAATATTCTGACGGCAATAAGTTCAAATATTTCACTCGTCAGAATAATAAATGATGAGAAGAAAGCTGAGAAAATATATGAAAAGGTTGATAATTCTATTGAGCGGGCTAAAAAACTGACAAATCAGCTTCTGACATTTTCCAAAGGAGGTTCTCCTGTAAAAAAAATAACCCAGATCAAAGATATTATAAAGGATACTGTTGATTTTACTTTGGCAGGTTCGAATGTAAAAGTTGTTTACCAGTTTGAACCGGATACGCCGCCGTTATATGTTGACAGCAATCAGGTGAGTCAGGTGTTTCAAAATTTGGCAGTTAATGCCAGGGATGCCATGGAAAACGGCGGTAAACTTATGATACAGGTGGAAAAGGCTGATATTACCGATGATAAAAAACTGAATCCCGGTGAATATCTAAGGATTAAGTTTATAGATGAAGGCAAGGGGATATCTCCTGAAACTCAGCAGAAAATTTTTGACCCTTTTTTCACTACGAAAACAGGCGGTTCCGGACTGGGGCTTGCAACATCCTATTCGATAATTACAAAGCACGGCGGTACGATTGAATTGGATTCAAAAGAGGGACTGGGGGCCACTTTTACAGTGGATCTGCCTGTAAACAGAGATATCGGCGATATGACTGATATTTATGATGATACCATTGTCAGAGATAAATATGAGATTAAAGAAAGAGACGTTTTTAAAAATAAGAGGATTTTTATGCTGGATGATGAGGCGCCAATATTGGAAAGTTCGCGTATTTATCTGGAAATGATTGGATTTGAGGTGACAACAGCTGCAAGTGAGGACGAGGTTTATGAGAAATTCCAAAAAAATATCTTTGATATTGCGATTCTTGATCTTACCATTCCGGGCTCAAGAAGCGGTGAGCAGATTCTCCAGGATATCAAGGAAATAGACGAAAAAGTCAAAACAGTTGTCACAAGCGGATATTCGGAAAATGATGTAATGAAAAATTATAAGGATTACGGGTTTGATGAGTGTATTTTGAAACCTTTTGATTTTTCGAAGCTTGAAAATATCTTGCAGTCGCTTTTGAATGGGTGA
- a CDS encoding ABC transporter permease subunit: MISLIAVQTLKNSVKDKIFWLIVSLIVVFAVVPFFSSFSMRQIQEVSITMSLTLNSTILLFLAVFGGVATVWRDIERKYVYTVLGNPVSRTSFILGRFAGFAVIMLILMLLNIVFSFIVIKISAAMYESNLPVLWGNILTAFCFQYLKYLLVMAFGFLFSSFSTSFFVPFFATVAVYIAGNASQGIYEYVLQKAAADYSAFFEIVVKGVYYILPNFSGLDFVANATYALDIALTDVIFSFCYFLIYFTLIFSLTLIIFNKRDFT; encoded by the coding sequence ATGATTAGTCTGATAGCCGTACAAACATTGAAAAACAGTGTTAAAGATAAAATTTTCTGGCTTATTGTTTCGCTGATTGTGGTGTTTGCAGTTGTGCCTTTTTTCAGTTCTTTCTCCATGAGACAGATTCAGGAGGTTTCCATAACGATGTCTCTGACGCTGAATTCCACGATTTTGCTGTTTTTGGCGGTTTTCGGAGGTGTTGCCACTGTCTGGCGTGATATAGAACGCAAATATGTCTACACAGTTCTCGGCAATCCTGTGAGCAGGACAAGTTTTATTCTCGGAAGGTTTGCAGGCTTTGCTGTTATAATGCTGATTCTGATGCTTTTGAATATTGTGTTTTCATTTATTGTGATAAAAATATCTGCAGCAATGTATGAATCAAATTTACCTGTTTTATGGGGAAATATTCTGACAGCATTCTGTTTCCAATATCTCAAATATTTACTGGTGATGGCTTTCGGTTTTCTTTTTTCGTCATTCTCCACATCTTTTTTTGTACCCTTTTTTGCAACCGTTGCCGTCTATATCGCAGGCAATGCATCCCAGGGAATTTATGAATATGTTTTACAGAAGGCTGCAGCTGACTATTCAGCTTTTTTTGAAATTGTTGTAAAGGGTGTTTACTATATCCTGCCGAATTTCTCCGGGCTGGATTTTGTTGCCAATGCTACTTATGCGCTGGATATAGCTTTAACAGATGTGATATTCTCTTTTTGTTATTTTCTGATTTATTTCACTCTGATTTTTTCCCTGACTCTGATAATTTTTAATAAAAGGGATTTTACTTAA
- a CDS encoding ABC transporter ATP-binding protein, whose product MKAVECDNIFKQFKYKGEKIQALNGLDLHIEEGEMYGFLGPNGAGKSTTIKILMDFIRADKGSTKIFGIDSKDVKSRAKIGFLPENPVFMDNLTGREILRFAGKSHGMDSDEINKKSKELLKRVELTEASDRAVRKYSKGMIQRIGFAAAIIHAPELLILDEPMSGLDPLGRVLFKDMLKELNEKGTTIFFSSHIIPDIEDICTKIGIIKNGRMYNEIDDTELKYYSTESFRIIYRDEGILPAEFKDDAVKVSEELSSVNVSKSRLDLVLSKMKEENFDIVDIQPQKKDLEDLFVEISEK is encoded by the coding sequence ATGAAGGCAGTTGAATGTGATAATATCTTTAAACAGTTTAAATATAAGGGAGAAAAAATTCAGGCTTTGAACGGTTTGGATTTACATATTGAAGAAGGGGAGATGTACGGTTTTCTGGGGCCTAATGGTGCTGGTAAAAGTACAACTATTAAAATTCTAATGGATTTTATAAGAGCTGATAAAGGAAGTACTAAAATTTTCGGTATAGATTCCAAAGATGTAAAATCCAGAGCTAAAATCGGGTTTTTACCCGAAAATCCCGTTTTTATGGACAATCTGACCGGCCGGGAAATTTTACGATTTGCCGGAAAATCCCATGGTATGGACAGTGACGAAATCAATAAAAAAAGCAAAGAGCTTTTGAAAAGGGTTGAGTTGACAGAAGCTTCTGACAGAGCCGTAAGAAAATACAGCAAGGGAATGATTCAGCGGATAGGTTTTGCAGCAGCAATAATACATGCTCCTGAGCTTCTAATATTGGATGAACCGATGAGCGGACTGGATCCTCTGGGCAGGGTACTGTTCAAAGATATGTTAAAAGAGCTTAATGAGAAAGGTACAACCATCTTCTTCAGTTCACACATTATCCCTGATATTGAAGATATTTGTACAAAAATCGGTATTATAAAAAACGGCAGGATGTATAATGAAATAGATGATACGGAACTTAAATATTACAGTACCGAAAGTTTCAGAATTATTTACAGAGATGAAGGAATTTTGCCTGCTGAGTTTAAGGATGATGCCGTTAAGGTTAGTGAGGAACTGAGCAGTGTTAATGTATCGAAATCCCGCCTTGACCTGGTTTTATCGAAAATGAAAGAAGAGAATTTTGATATTGTTGACATCCAGCCGCAGAAAAAGGATCTGGAAGACTTGTTTGTGGAAATTTCCGAAAAGTGA
- a CDS encoding dephospho-CoA kinase — MNIAISGKQCAGKSTLAEIISKHNGAKLCKVIDKIYQINKLLGVPRNRGFMQDLGESIRKYFGEDYFVKDLASRVKQSGCSFVTDDMRKQIEFDTLKSAGFTTIYVDAEEGIRRKRAEKLGLDFREDHPAEKEIEQLRNQCDFVIENNSTLDELENRITNILKL, encoded by the coding sequence ATGAATATTGCCATTTCAGGAAAGCAGTGCGCAGGAAAATCAACACTGGCGGAAATAATATCAAAGCATAACGGAGCCAAGCTCTGTAAAGTAATAGACAAGATTTATCAAATAAATAAGTTGTTGGGCGTTCCCCGGAACCGCGGATTCATGCAGGATCTGGGGGAATCGATAAGAAAATATTTCGGTGAAGATTACTTTGTAAAAGATTTGGCATCAAGGGTGAAGCAAAGCGGCTGCTCTTTTGTAACGGATGACATGCGCAAACAGATTGAGTTTGATACTTTAAAATCTGCCGGCTTTACAACCATCTATGTTGATGCCGAAGAAGGTATCAGAAGGAAAAGAGCCGAAAAACTGGGGCTGGATTTCAGAGAAGACCACCCGGCAGAAAAAGAAATCGAACAGTTGAGAAATCAATGTGATTTTGTTATTGAAAATAACAGCACTCTGGATGAGCTTGAAAACAGAATTACCAATATTTTAAAACTGTAA
- a CDS encoding nitroreductase family protein yields the protein MQLLEGIFKRRSIRSFIKDKPVETEKIETLLKAAMSAPSAGNQQPWHFIVIDEREILDEIPEIHPYAGMSTSAPLAILVCGDISLEKHKGFWVQDCAASIENMLLATQEVDLEAVWCGVYPNESRAEAFKEKFNLPKSVYPLGLVVIGYSDKSGFKVDRYRKDRIHSNRW from the coding sequence ATGCAGCTGCTTGAAGGGATTTTTAAAAGACGAAGTATAAGAAGTTTTATTAAAGACAAACCTGTGGAAACCGAAAAGATCGAAACACTGTTGAAAGCCGCAATGAGCGCTCCTTCAGCAGGTAATCAACAGCCGTGGCATTTTATAGTAATCGATGAAAGAGAAATCCTGGATGAAATCCCTGAAATACACCCTTACGCCGGCATGAGCACCTCAGCCCCGCTTGCAATACTGGTGTGCGGCGATATATCTCTGGAAAAGCATAAAGGTTTCTGGGTTCAGGACTGTGCCGCATCAATTGAAAATATGCTTCTTGCAACCCAGGAAGTAGACCTGGAAGCTGTTTGGTGTGGAGTTTATCCGAATGAATCGAGAGCGGAAGCTTTTAAAGAAAAATTTAATCTGCCGAAAAGTGTGTATCCGCTTGGCCTGGTAGTAATCGGATACTCTGATAAATCTGGTTTTAAAGTGGACAGATACAGAAAAGACAGAATACACAGTAACAGGTGGTAA
- a CDS encoding MFS transporter: protein MFKTESTKMYIFLMILTIAAFSGLQGWRTIFNNFAVETAHLNGFNIGVIQSVREVPGFLALLVIYILLFISEHRLASLSIILLGVGIGMTGFLPTFQGVIFTTILMSFGFHYYETLNQSLTLQYFTTSEAPVVFGKLRSLAAITSIGIGIVIFFVVNFLTYKTIFLFAGIFVALLGFITIFMDPTKKDMPAQHKKMIFRKKYWLFYVLTFFAGARRQIFVAFSVFLLVKKFDYSVTTVSALFVLNNLINFFISPQIGKAVNRFGERKVLSLEYGSLIVIFLVYAFSESKILVGIMYILDHIFFNFALAIRTFFQKMADPGDIAPSMAVGFTINHIAAVILPVFGGILWIYNYKIPFIMGSALSLISFVFVQMIDREVAK from the coding sequence ATGTTCAAAACAGAAAGCACAAAAATGTATATATTTTTGATGATTCTCACCATTGCCGCTTTTTCCGGTCTGCAGGGATGGCGCACAATATTCAACAACTTCGCTGTGGAAACAGCGCATCTGAACGGTTTCAATATTGGTGTAATACAATCTGTCAGAGAAGTTCCCGGTTTTTTAGCACTTCTGGTCATCTACATTTTACTCTTTATCAGCGAACACAGACTGGCATCTTTATCAATAATTCTGCTCGGCGTGGGTATCGGTATGACAGGATTCTTACCCACTTTTCAGGGGGTTATCTTCACAACGATTCTTATGTCCTTCGGTTTTCATTACTATGAAACGCTGAACCAGTCCCTCACTTTACAGTACTTTACCACTTCCGAAGCTCCTGTTGTCTTCGGAAAACTGCGCTCTTTGGCTGCAATTACAAGTATCGGGATAGGTATAGTTATATTCTTTGTGGTCAATTTTTTAACATACAAAACCATTTTTCTGTTTGCAGGGATATTTGTTGCTTTGCTGGGTTTTATAACAATTTTCATGGACCCCACCAAAAAAGACATGCCGGCTCAGCATAAAAAAATGATTTTCAGAAAAAAATACTGGCTTTTCTATGTACTGACATTTTTTGCAGGTGCCAGAAGACAGATTTTCGTAGCTTTCTCAGTCTTTCTGCTTGTAAAAAAGTTTGACTACAGTGTAACTACTGTTTCCGCCCTTTTTGTACTTAATAATCTGATAAACTTTTTTATAAGCCCGCAAATCGGCAAAGCAGTAAACCGGTTCGGTGAAAGAAAAGTGCTTTCTCTGGAGTACGGCAGCCTTATTGTAATTTTCCTCGTTTATGCGTTCTCAGAAAGCAAAATTCTTGTGGGTATCATGTATATACTGGATCACATATTTTTCAATTTTGCACTGGCAATCAGGACGTTTTTCCAAAAAATGGCCGACCCCGGTGACATTGCACCGAGTATGGCTGTCGGATTTACAATAAACCATATCGCTGCCGTTATCCTGCCTGTATTCGGCGGGATACTTTGGATATACAATTATAAAATCCCGTTCATAATGGGAAGCGCTCTCAGCCTTATCTCTTTCGTCTTTGTACAGATGATAGACAGAGAAGTGGCAAAATAA
- a CDS encoding YitT family protein, which produces MLRLRSFIELYGLPRIINNQIWIAAGSIIAALGYALFQVPFNIVAGGIGGIGIIINHFTGLPVGVLYFVLNIPLLVVGFRHLGRWQFLFSTLSSVIVFSVFADYFGYILPVTLEKFPITNDLLLNALYGGIIFGIGSGIIFRFGGTIGGTSIIGRIINNKTGFPLSQSYFFADGLIILTAGFVFGWELAMLALITLFFVGFANDFVMEGVSQARTVTIITNKPNELKHEMMHKLRRGISQWNVTGGYSNKEYTMLFCTVSRSQVQDIKTIVAEVNPEAFLVIGVAQQARNGHGFKLLKAGKKSKKNINVEETAEETG; this is translated from the coding sequence ATGTTAAGACTCAGAAGCTTTATAGAGCTTTATGGACTTCCCAGGATTATTAATAACCAGATCTGGATTGCAGCGGGTTCGATAATTGCAGCATTGGGTTATGCGTTGTTCCAGGTACCGTTTAATATCGTGGCAGGCGGCATAGGCGGCATAGGTATTATCATTAATCACTTCACCGGTCTTCCGGTGGGGGTTTTGTATTTTGTTCTTAACATACCTTTACTTGTAGTGGGTTTTCGCCATCTGGGGAGGTGGCAGTTTTTATTTTCTACACTTTCATCTGTTATAGTTTTTTCTGTTTTTGCGGATTACTTTGGTTATATACTTCCCGTTACGCTTGAGAAATTTCCCATAACCAATGATCTTCTTCTTAACGCACTTTATGGCGGGATTATTTTTGGTATTGGATCAGGTATAATTTTTCGTTTCGGCGGGACAATAGGCGGTACGAGCATAATCGGCAGGATTATCAATAACAAAACGGGTTTTCCGCTTAGTCAGTCCTATTTTTTCGCTGACGGGTTGATAATATTGACCGCCGGGTTTGTTTTCGGCTGGGAGCTTGCTATGCTTGCTCTGATAACATTGTTTTTTGTAGGATTTGCCAATGATTTTGTTATGGAAGGGGTAAGCCAGGCAAGGACTGTTACCATTATTACTAATAAACCTAATGAACTGAAACATGAAATGATGCATAAACTGCGCAGAGGTATCAGCCAATGGAATGTGACAGGAGGGTATTCCAATAAAGAATATACAATGTTGTTTTGTACGGTGAGCAGATCCCAGGTACAGGATATAAAAACAATTGTAGCGGAAGTCAATCCGGAGGCTTTTCTGGTAATAGGCGTTGCACAGCAGGCAAGAAACGGACACGGCTTTAAGTTGCTTAAGGCCGGGAAGAAGAGCAAGAAAAATATAAATGTTGAGGAAACAGCAGAAGAGACCGGTTAG